The following coding sequences lie in one Pseudomonas svalbardensis genomic window:
- a CDS encoding ABC transporter permease, with the protein MLLSLEPRGQQSRLMLWCSPLLAAVLTLGCGSLLFIALGHDPLLTLHTLLIAPVSDLYGVSELLVKALPILLCALGLAVAYQARIWNIGAEGQLLLGALAGSALAVNIIGMQSRWALVLILLVGSLAGAAWAGLTAWLRTRFNANEILTSIMLNYIALNLLLFCVHGPLKDPAGFNFPESAMFGDASRLPLLIEDGRVHAGVYFALLALVAVWVLLQKSFIGFQIKVLGLDKRAAGFVGFREKRLIWLALLISGGLAGLAGVCEVTGPIGQLVPQVSPGYGYAAITVAFLGRLNPIGILFSSLLMALLYIGGESAQMSMNLPQAITQLFQGMMLFFLLASDVLILYRPRLNLRWSRRAQATVVQAGAL; encoded by the coding sequence ATGCTGCTTTCTCTCGAACCCCGTGGCCAGCAATCGCGCCTGATGCTGTGGTGCTCACCGTTGCTGGCGGCTGTCCTGACGTTGGGCTGTGGCTCGCTGCTGTTTATTGCGCTGGGGCATGACCCATTGCTGACTTTGCACACCTTGCTGATCGCCCCGGTCAGCGACCTGTATGGCGTCTCCGAACTGCTGGTCAAAGCGCTGCCGATTCTGCTCTGCGCGTTGGGGCTGGCGGTGGCGTATCAAGCGCGGATCTGGAACATCGGCGCCGAAGGTCAGTTGCTGCTTGGTGCGCTGGCCGGCAGTGCGCTCGCTGTGAACATTATCGGCATGCAGAGTCGCTGGGCACTGGTGTTGATCCTGCTCGTCGGCTCCCTGGCCGGCGCGGCATGGGCCGGGCTGACGGCGTGGTTGCGCACGCGTTTCAATGCCAATGAAATCCTCACCAGCATCATGCTCAATTACATCGCCCTGAACCTGTTGTTGTTCTGCGTGCATGGGCCGCTGAAGGATCCGGCCGGGTTCAACTTTCCCGAGTCGGCGATGTTCGGTGATGCCAGCCGTTTGCCGTTGTTGATCGAGGACGGTCGGGTTCACGCCGGGGTGTATTTCGCCTTGCTCGCGTTGGTGGCGGTGTGGGTGTTGCTGCAGAAAAGCTTTATCGGGTTCCAGATCAAAGTCCTCGGGCTGGATAAGCGCGCAGCGGGGTTCGTCGGCTTTCGCGAGAAGCGGCTGATCTGGCTGGCGCTATTGATCAGCGGAGGATTGGCGGGGCTGGCCGGCGTGTGTGAAGTCACCGGGCCGATCGGCCAACTGGTGCCGCAAGTCTCGCCCGGTTATGGCTATGCCGCGATCACCGTGGCGTTTCTCGGGCGACTCAATCCCATCGGCATTCTGTTTTCCAGTCTGCTGATGGCGCTGCTGTACATCGGCGGCGAGAGCGCGCAGATGAGCATGAATCTGCCCCAGGCAATCACCCAATTGTTCCAGGGAATGATGTTGTTTTTCCTGCTGGCCAGTGACGTGCTGATTCTCTACCGACCACGCTTGAACCTGCGCTGGTCCCGTCGTGCACAAGCCACCGTCGTACAAGCAGGAGCGCTGTGA